The Tumebacillus amylolyticus genome window below encodes:
- a CDS encoding YebC/PmpR family DNA-binding transcriptional regulator: MGRKWNNIKEGKAKNDAQKTRVYAKFGVEIFVAAKKGDPNPESNAALKAVLERAKTYNVPRTIIDRALEKAKGGSDENYDELRYEGFGPNGAMLIVDALTNNVNRTFSDVRTAFKKNAGNLGVNGSVAYMFDSVAVIGVEGKSEEDVLESLMEADVNVRDIVAEDEQVIVYAEPDEFHAVQEALKNAGISEFTVAELTMLPQNEVTLEGDAEVSFRKLIDALEDLDDVQQVYHNVDFGDE, encoded by the coding sequence ATGGGACGCAAGTGGAACAACATTAAAGAGGGCAAAGCGAAGAATGACGCGCAAAAGACTCGTGTTTACGCGAAGTTCGGTGTAGAGATTTTTGTAGCAGCCAAAAAAGGCGATCCGAATCCTGAGTCCAACGCAGCTTTGAAAGCTGTGTTGGAACGTGCAAAGACTTACAACGTGCCGAGAACCATCATCGACCGTGCGTTGGAAAAAGCAAAGGGCGGCTCTGATGAGAACTATGACGAGCTTCGCTATGAAGGCTTCGGGCCGAACGGTGCGATGTTGATCGTCGACGCTCTTACAAATAATGTGAATCGTACGTTCTCCGATGTCCGGACTGCGTTTAAGAAAAACGCCGGCAACTTGGGCGTAAACGGTTCCGTCGCGTATATGTTTGATTCTGTGGCTGTTATCGGTGTCGAAGGGAAATCGGAAGAGGATGTTCTGGAGTCCTTGATGGAAGCGGATGTAAATGTACGTGACATCGTTGCGGAAGACGAGCAAGTCATCGTGTATGCAGAACCGGATGAATTCCACGCTGTACAAGAAGCACTGAAAAACGCGGGAATTTCGGAATTCACCGTGGCGGAACTGACCATGCTTCCTCAAAACGAAGTAACGCTTGAGGGCGACGCAGAAGTATCTTTCCGCAAGCTGATCGACGCGTTGGAAGACCTCGACGATGTGCAACAAGTCTACCACAACGTCGATTTTGGTGATGAGTAA
- a CDS encoding DJ-1/PfpI family protein, translating to MKKVLLRITLYVVVFAVFFAGVGVMGILHFRKNFYSTTFDLPAPSLQGIEPPVYDPQKPTVAVLMGNVTTEDFDFLIPYDLFSRTDAFNVYAVAPDKNIKPLTGGLDVVPHFTMAEIDAKLGKSPDIIVVPQMIRTDEEGYKPIREYMQQHADTTIISICGGAENLADSGLLKGKSANTHWQGVATAKSSFPDTTWRDDLRYIDNGNIIVTGGQMAGIDGVLHLIEKKLGEAAALKVAQEIHYPTYSFVTNPKVDPFKVDVRLSTYYLNNAFQWNKTDLGVLLYNGMDEMELSTIFDTYADTGTTRVLTLAASENPIVTKHHLNLISRHTFAKAPNLDRLIVPGTDAKTLAASDVAQWKQKGTGLQPLYIHADQPDRFVFEAPLEDLAKQEDVLTAKHAVKRLEYRANHVTLEGPALPYETYGELLLLTVLVLMATIAVDRRFLLKKAPATTSSPTRRY from the coding sequence GTGAAAAAAGTGTTGTTGCGCATCACGCTATATGTGGTCGTATTCGCCGTGTTTTTCGCGGGCGTCGGGGTAATGGGTATCCTGCATTTCCGCAAGAATTTTTACTCGACCACGTTTGACCTCCCTGCACCGTCTTTGCAAGGAATTGAGCCGCCTGTGTACGACCCGCAGAAACCGACCGTCGCCGTGCTGATGGGCAACGTGACCACGGAGGACTTTGACTTCCTGATTCCGTATGACCTCTTCTCGCGCACCGATGCGTTCAACGTCTACGCTGTCGCCCCTGACAAAAACATCAAGCCCCTGACCGGCGGGCTCGATGTCGTCCCGCACTTTACGATGGCTGAAATCGACGCAAAATTGGGGAAAAGCCCGGACATCATCGTCGTCCCGCAAATGATCCGCACGGACGAAGAAGGTTACAAGCCGATCCGCGAGTACATGCAACAGCACGCCGACACCACGATCATCTCCATCTGCGGCGGCGCGGAGAACTTGGCCGACTCCGGTCTGTTGAAGGGGAAGAGTGCGAACACGCACTGGCAGGGCGTTGCCACGGCGAAAAGCAGTTTCCCGGACACGACGTGGCGAGATGACCTGCGCTACATCGACAACGGCAACATCATTGTCACGGGGGGTCAGATGGCCGGCATCGACGGCGTGCTTCACCTCATTGAGAAAAAACTGGGCGAAGCAGCCGCCTTGAAAGTCGCGCAAGAGATCCACTATCCAACCTACTCGTTCGTCACGAATCCGAAAGTGGACCCATTCAAAGTGGACGTCCGCCTCAGCACCTACTACTTGAACAACGCCTTCCAATGGAACAAGACCGACCTCGGCGTCCTGCTCTACAACGGCATGGACGAGATGGAGCTCTCCACGATCTTCGATACGTACGCCGACACCGGCACCACCCGCGTACTGACGCTGGCCGCCTCTGAGAATCCCATCGTCACGAAACACCATTTGAACTTGATTTCTCGCCATACTTTCGCCAAAGCACCGAACCTCGACCGCTTGATCGTACCGGGGACGGATGCCAAAACGCTGGCGGCATCCGACGTCGCACAATGGAAGCAAAAAGGCACCGGCTTGCAACCCCTGTATATTCACGCCGATCAGCCGGACCGTTTCGTTTTTGAAGCGCCGCTGGAAGATCTCGCGAAGCAAGAGGATGTATTGACCGCGAAGCACGCCGTCAAGCGTTTGGAGTACCGCGCCAACCACGTCACCCTGGAAGGCCCGGCTCTTCCTTATGAGACATACGGCGAACTGCTGTTGCTCACGGTGCTCGTCCTGATGGCGACCATCGCCGTGGACCGTCGTTTCCTCCTGAAAAAAGCCCCGGCCACGACCTCGTCGCCCACTCGGAGATACTAA
- the bacA gene encoding undecaprenyl-diphosphate phosphatase, whose product MEQFWIAVVQGIVEGLTEFLPVSSTGHLILSGQLLGFEGEKASTFEIVIQLGAILAVLILYWKRVLNLFGLKKLEGTGSGRGKRLDLIHVLLGIVPAMGIGFLAHNFIKEKLFSPYTVVASLVVGGLFMIYAERRRTRVTAPTMDDLTYKQAFGIGLIQILALWPGFSRSGSTIAGGLLVGASHKAAADFSFLMAIPIMVLASGYDLLKSYKYLSSSDIGFFAVGFLVSFVVAWIAVVSFLKLLERVKLTPFAIYRFIAAAAFWFFILR is encoded by the coding sequence ATGGAACAATTTTGGATTGCCGTCGTGCAGGGGATCGTCGAAGGTTTGACGGAATTCCTGCCGGTTTCCTCGACCGGTCACTTGATTTTGTCAGGGCAACTGTTGGGTTTTGAAGGCGAAAAAGCCTCGACGTTCGAAATCGTCATCCAGTTGGGCGCAATCTTGGCCGTTTTGATTCTGTACTGGAAACGCGTACTCAACCTGTTTGGACTGAAAAAGTTGGAGGGGACGGGAAGCGGACGCGGCAAGCGACTCGACTTGATCCACGTCTTGCTTGGGATCGTTCCGGCCATGGGCATCGGATTCCTCGCACACAACTTCATCAAAGAAAAGCTGTTCTCGCCGTACACCGTAGTGGCAAGCCTTGTCGTCGGCGGTTTGTTCATGATCTATGCGGAGCGACGCAGAACCAGAGTGACGGCACCGACGATGGATGATTTGACCTACAAACAGGCATTCGGGATCGGCCTGATCCAAATTCTCGCGCTGTGGCCGGGCTTCTCCCGCTCCGGCTCGACAATTGCCGGCGGTCTGCTCGTTGGCGCATCGCACAAAGCGGCCGCCGATTTCTCATTCCTGATGGCGATCCCGATCATGGTGCTCGCTTCCGGGTATGACTTGCTGAAGAGCTACAAATACCTATCTTCAAGCGATATCGGCTTTTTCGCAGTCGGCTTTCTCGTTTCGTTCGTCGTTGCTTGGATCGCGGTGGTTTCGTTCCTGAAGCTGCTGGAGCGGGTCAAGCTCACTCCGTTCGCGATCTACCGTTTTATCGCAGCAGCGGCTTTCTGGTTTTTCATCCTTCGGTAA
- a CDS encoding HD domain-containing protein: MGIHNYFKSLSDLEGMYRCPGKFKYQEHSVASHSFKVTKIAQFLGTVEEHHGTEINWRTLYEKALNHDYAELFTGDIKTPVKYAMPELKELFSQVEEMMTRKFIEQEIPEEFQAIYELRFSEGKDETIEGKILSVADKIDLLYESFGEIQKGNPESLFLEIYEEALSTILKYQEMHCVQYFLDNILPEMLEEGVIPYTQINKVSKHLLGKK; the protein is encoded by the coding sequence TGGGGATCCACAACTATTTCAAAAGCTTGTCAGACTTGGAGGGCATGTACCGCTGCCCCGGCAAATTCAAATACCAAGAACACTCGGTGGCCAGTCATTCGTTTAAAGTGACGAAGATCGCTCAGTTTCTCGGTACGGTGGAAGAGCATCATGGGACGGAGATCAATTGGCGCACCCTGTACGAAAAGGCGCTCAACCACGATTACGCAGAATTGTTTACCGGCGACATCAAGACACCTGTCAAATATGCGATGCCCGAGTTGAAGGAGCTCTTTTCTCAAGTGGAAGAGATGATGACGCGGAAGTTTATTGAGCAAGAGATTCCGGAGGAGTTCCAAGCAATCTACGAACTTCGTTTCAGTGAAGGCAAGGACGAAACGATCGAAGGCAAAATCCTCTCCGTCGCGGACAAAATCGACCTTCTGTACGAATCGTTCGGCGAGATTCAAAAAGGGAATCCAGAGTCGTTGTTCCTCGAAATTTACGAGGAGGCGCTCTCCACGATCCTCAAATACCAAGAAATGCATTGCGTGCAGTACTTCTTGGATAACATCCTCCCCGAGATGCTGGAGGAAGGTGTCATTCCGTATACCCAGATCAACAAGGTCTCGAAACATCTGCTCGGAAAAAAATAA